The Arachidicoccus terrestris genome includes the window AGCGTATATCTTTTACAACTTTCACATTGAATGTACGCATCTTTCCTGCAGCCCATGCTTCAACCTGCTGATAAGGATAGTCATCGCTTTGTCGGATTTGTTCTGGTGTGGGGAGCTCTTCTCCATAATATCGTTTACGTCCCTTTCCTGATTGTTGCTCTTCTGGTAGAGCATAAATTTTTGAATCCTTCCTTATGCGGCCAATGAGTTCTACATTTTCTGGAAGTTGCCTTAAAACAGTTCCATTCGTGTAACTGCCGTCCACGCTCAGGATAAGTTTTTTATTTTTATAGCCATCGTCATCTAAGCACTTTCTCAAGGCTATGACACGCTGGACGCCTACTTCGCTCATTTTTTCTTTCTTCTGTCTTTCCCGGTATAGTGCTACTTCCTGGTCGGTCGCATTTTTTGACGGCTTCTTGGTGGGAGGACAATGTTTGAAGTCTACCGGGATGGCCCTTGATGGACCGCAGAGGTCTTTTTCAATGAGCGATAAAGAGAGTTGAACAAATCGTTGGCCCCAAATGAAATTATTACAAAACGGGGGGCCAAGTGGATCCCTTAGCCATCCGGTCCCTGATATTTTCTTCCCTCTCTTCCTTAACAGGGTATCGTCCATGTGTGCATAAATAAAATCGCCTTTCTTTCTATTTTGATACACGACCTCCTTTCTAACTTCAGAAAAAATTGCATTCATATCCATTCTTTCACCCTTAAATATTCGATAGGCCGCACTCCAGTCCTTAAACTGATTCCCACTTGCTGTTAACATCCCTGTTATCGTACAACGTCCAATACATGAAATAACTCCGTGAGACAAATCGCGAGCTCTCTGAAAAGTTCTGGATTGCTTGAAAGCTGTTATACATCTATCGAATAATTCATTAAAGCAAGCAACTACTCCTTCTTTTTGGGGAGTTTTTTTTTAAGATCTTTTACGGATTCATCACTACGCTGAAGTACTAGGCGCTGGTGATCATCTATCACCCACTCAACAATCTCTCCTTGCTTAAATTCTATTGCCTGAGCCACGGCAGCTGGAAAATTTACATACCATTGCTCACTCTTTGCTCTTTTTATTATCTGAATTTTAGTTGGATATCCCATATCTAGTCGTTTAACTAGATATAAAGATCACAAAAAATAGCAATATAACCAACTAAATTGCTATTTTTTTTTGCCTTATCTAGAAAAAGGCCAAACTAGAGAAGCCTGCGCTTCCCCCTTTGGGTGAAGTGCAGGCTTTATTGATTTGTTCGCTTGTCAGTACTTATATCTAATTTTGTCTCTATGAAAGACATGGATTGTATTATAGTGGGGCAGGGAATCGCAGGAACTCTATTGAGTTTTGAATTGATGCAGGCAGGCTTTTCTGTACTGGTCGTAGATTCAGACAAGCCTTATGGGGCCAGCCGCGTGGCCAGTGGAGTTATCAATCCGGTGACAGGGCGAAGGGTTGTGGAAACATGGAAAATAGACCATCTTTTGCCCTTGGCCGCTGATACTTATGACCGGATCAGTAAGTTCCTCGGCTTACCTTCTATCACAAGAATGATAGATGTCCTTTCGGTTCATAATAGTGAGCAGATGCGGCAGGCGTATGAGAAACGCATTAAGGAAGAAAGTAATTATATCCTTGAAGTGGAAGGTACCGGACAGTATGAGTTATTTTTTAAGCTACCATATGGTTTGCATGCGATTCATCCTGTTTTATTAGTTGACCTGCAAACATTGTTGTCTGCTTATAGGGACTATCTTATTGAACAGGATCTTTTATTGAACATCCCCTTTGATTGGAGTCGGTTGCAATTGTCAAAAAAAGAAGACGAGCCGATTTTTTATAACAGTGACGATGGCATACAACTAAAAGCAAAATGGCTGATTGCCGCTGAAGGAACCGGAGTGGTGCATAATCCATATTTTAAGGAGCTGGCTTTTAGGTATAATAAAGGTGAAGCTCTGATTATTTCAGCGCCACAACTGCCAAGGTCACATATTTATAAATTGCGATATAGTATAGTGCCCTGGGGAGAGAAGGACCTTTTTTGGGTGGGTTCGACGTATCAGTGGACCTTTGATAATGCATCGCCCTCAGCTTCCTTTAAAGAATCGGTGATCAGTTTTTTAGATAAAGAACTTTTAGTACCTTATAAGGTGTTGGATCACATGGCTTCTATTAGGCCGGCCAGTGTGAACAGAAGGCCGTTTGCCGGTTTTCACAGTATATATTCCCGACTAGGTATTCTCAATGGACTGGGGGCCAAAGGGTGCTCACTGGCCCCATATCTGGCAATGGCCTGGAAGGATCATTTGTTGAGGGGCAGGCCTTTTGATGCTGAAGTCATCCTTGACAACAATCGGTAAACAGCGCCCCTGTTTATATATGTATAGGTATGACTATATCTATATCTGTCTTTAATACCATCGGTTATCGGCCGCAGATCTGTCGTATTATTATTTGCTGATTTTAGAATACAGCTCACGGATCAGACCATCTGCGACGCCGATTTTGGGTACATAGATCTCTTGAGCGCCAGTCCAGCGCATGATTTGAATATAGATCTGAAGGGCGGGTACAATTACATCCGCACGATCTTCTCTTATTTTGTATTGTCGCATTCGTTCAGCGATGCTCAACGTTTCAAAGTGTTTATAATAGTTTTTAAGGGTACGTATAGACAGGGGCCTTCCCTCCTTTGTTTTACTCAATGAAAACACTTTATTAATATTACCACCGGAACCAATAGCGGTGATTGGCAAATCGCATTGGGTTTTCTCCTGAATCAATGTTTTGAGTTCAGCCCAGTCTTTATCTCCCCACTGGCCTTCCAGGAGGCGTATCGTACCCAAATTGACAGATTTTTTAAAAACTTGTCTGCCTTTTACATAGAAATTGAGTTCGGTACTGCCTCCACCCACGTCAATGTATAGGTAGGCATGTTGATTGCTTAGCGATTCCGCAATATGGTTTTTAAAAACCAGCGAAGCTTCTTCTTCACCCGAGATGATTTCTATAGAAATTCCGGATCGCTGATGCACGTCTTCAATAATATCCCGGCTGTTTTTAGCGTCTCTCATGGCGCTGGTCGCACAGGCTCTGAACTGCTCCACACCATAGGCATCCATCAGATGTCGGTATGCCTGCATGGTATTGATGAGCATTGCTTCCCTTTTAGGGCCGATTTTTGATAGTTTGAAGACGTCCAAACCCAATCGTAAGGGGACGCGGACAAGGTTCATTTTATTAAATTCCAAATGTTTTCCTTTGCCTTTGACATCGGCGATCAGCAGACGTGAGGCGTTACTTCCTATATCAATCGCGGCTAGAACCATACGCTATTTTTTGTAATACTATTTATTTGTTCCGTTTACTAATTTTAATGACGCTATTTTCGTGCCTGTTTTTGGTATGGGCTTCACTTTTGCCACAGATTTTATTGCCGGCTTAGAACGAGACGCCTTTGAGAGCTGTTTGGATTCCGGTGGCAATGTATCCTGCAAGTATGTATAGATCTTTGTTTGAGACCTTATCTCCTTTTCTTTATTGCCCCTATGAATATACTTGTTTTCCAGCAAACCATCCAAAATTCTTGCTTTGACATTATCGCTTAACTGGATTTGGAGGATTTCCCGGAGTGTTTTTTTGATGGCGGGATCCTGTATCTTTACGGCTACTTCTAGCCGATGTTGTAAATTTCGGACCATCCAGTCCGCAGAAGATATATATGTGGTGTGCTTGCCGCCATGATGGAAGATCATTACTCTGGCATGTTCCAGGTATTCATCGACAATACTGATGGCAAACATATCTTGTTTAAACTTCTTAAAATGAGTGTTTGCACAGCATATACTCCTTATGATCATCTGTACGGGTACACCTGCGTGTGCTGCTTCATACAATTTCCGGATAAGAATATCGTCACTGAGAGAATTTAGTTTTAGAATGATTCCTGATTTTTTTCCAGCTTTTGCGGCAGCGATCTCGTAGTCGATGCGGCTGATAAAATGTTCCCGCATTCCGGTAGGGGCTATTACCAGATGTTTGCATTTGTGAAGATGGGCTTCGCTAGTGTGCTCCGGCGCTTCCAGGTATTTAAAAATGCGCCCGATATCAGCCATGATGGCTGAGTTGGCGGTCAGCAGATAATGATCTCCATAGATTCTTGCGGTTTTTTCATTAAGGTTGCCAGTTGCAATGAAACCATAACTGACGGTTTTTTTCTGAATCCGTTTTTTGATCAGACAGACTTTTGCGTGAACTTTTTTGTCCGTAATGCCAATTAAAGTTTTGACACCTTCTTCTTCCAGGCGGTCCTTCCATTCCAGATTGGCCTGTTCATTGAACCTCGCCCGGAGTTCTATCATAACGGTTACATCTTTTCCATTACGGACAGCATTGATCAGCGCATTGACGATCTTGGAATTAGATGCCAACCTGTAGGCCGTTATCTGAATGCTCTCTACATCCGGATCCATAGCGGCCTCCCGGAGCAAATCAATTACCGTTACATAGCTGTGATAGGGCGGGCTTAATAAAATATCTTTTTTGAGCAGGACATCGGTCACCCTTCTTTTACCGGCAACATCCGGATGAACAAATGGAGGTTGGTTCCTGGTTGTTTTGATAGGAAATAAATCAGGTAGCGCCATAAAATCACGGAAATTATGAATCTTTTCTCCTGGTAAGATATTGTCTTTCTGGCTCAGATGCAGATGTTTAATAAGAAATTGTAGCAGCCCTGTATGCATCTGTTTGTCATAGATGAAACGGACCGCTTTTCCTTTACGCCTGTTTTTTAGACCCTTTTTGATCTGCTGAACCAGCGTAGTCGACAAATCATTATCAATATCAAATTCTGCATCCTTTGTAATTTTGAAGATATACGCTTCAAACTGGTCATAGTCAAAGAAGGAAAAAATATACGGTAAATTAAATCGTATCACATCTTCCAACAGGATTATATGCCGTTCAGTAGACCTTGAGGGAAGCTGGAGGAATCTTCCATGAATGTCAGACGGGATTTCAATGAGAGCGAGTTTATGGTCGGATGGATCATTCTTTTTATGCATAACCACACCCAAGAACAGGCTTTTATCTCTTAGATAGGGCAGAGCTGGCAAGTCTTCAACTAAAAGTGGTATAACACTGGAGGCAACTTCCTGATCAAAATAGTTTCTGACAAAACTCTTTTGACGGGTAGACAGAGAACTGGCATCTTTTAGAAAAAATTTATTCTCAGCCATTTCCTGGACGATGCCTTGCCAGACTGTATTGAATTCATTTTGTTGCCTGAGTACGATCGTCTGGATTCTTTCCAGGATTGCCTCCGGTTGCTCCTCGAAGTAAAAGTTCGCTTTTTTCCCTTTAAGCAAAACCATGCGTTTAAGTGCTGCTACCCGGACCCGGAAAAACTCCTCAAGATTGCTGGAATGGATGGCCAGAAATTTAATTCGTTCTGGTAATGGCACTGTAGGGTCGCTAGCCTCTTGTAAAACGCGTTCATTAAAACTGAGCCAGCTTATATCACGTGGAATGTTCTGAATGGTTTTCATCTAGATCGTCGTGGAAAATAACCTATTTTAAATTCATTAATATGTTCTGTCTCTAAAGGTAAGTATTGAAGGGTAATTCTTTAGTATTCCAAGGTTAAATTATTGTAACTTCTTTCTTTAGTGTACATGCGGAAAAAAAGAGCTAATTAAATGAGCTTAACACCATTTTTTCAAGAAGACATCATAAAAAGATGGTTGAAATTTAAAGAGTGTTACCCTGCATTGTTAGATACTTCTATAATAAACTTAGCATATATTCTCTTCAACATTTAGCTGAACTATATCAACTAAAGAGAGGTATTGACGATAAAAATGGGCGAATGTAGAGATAAGTTCGATAATTTAGAAGATAAAATAAATATCAAACTGGCCTTGGTTGAAACCCGGCACTTTGAATGGCTGTTTCGTTGTATTTTATTGTAAAGAGCTCTTGGATTAGATAATTATAGCATATGTCAGTTATTCTGTTTTATCCGTATTTCTCAGCTTTTCCAGCGTTGCAGTAGATGAATAGCCTTCCAGAATAGGGTTAATAATAACCTCGCCACCATTGTCCTTTACCTCTTTTGCGCCGACAATCTGATCGATACTATAATCACCACCTTTGACCAATACATCGGGCAGGAGTGCCTGGATGGTCTTAAGAGGCGTTGGTTCGTCAAATACGATAACAGCGTCAACGACAGCCA containing:
- a CDS encoding IS701 family transposase produces the protein MTAFKQSRTFQRARDLSHGVISCIGRCTITGMLTASGNQFKDWSAAYRIFKGERMDMNAIFSEVRKEVVYQNRKKGDFIYAHMDDTLLRKRGKKISGTGWLRDPLGPPFCNNFIWGQRFVQLSLSLIEKDLCGPSRAIPVDFKHCPPTKKPSKNATDQEVALYRERQKKEKMSEVGVQRVIALRKCLDDDGYKNKKLILSVDGSYTNGTVLRQLPENVELIGRIRKDSKIYALPEEQQSGKGRKRYYGEELPTPEQIRQSDDYPYQQVEAWAAGKMRTFNVKVVKDIRWRKSGKRDLMLIIIRPVSYRLTKKSKLLYRAPAYLISTNQEIDIFLQVQAYIRRWEIEVGFRDQKTLMGCGQAQIREKTAVAKVPAFVSACYAMMILASHKQQQSKSKKQLPGPKWYVNIKKQRVTTGDIINRCRVENWAQSVNINFSDFVNIEKKLSKCEKMANPSFSSFFYARN
- a CDS encoding NAD(P)/FAD-dependent oxidoreductase, giving the protein MKDMDCIIVGQGIAGTLLSFELMQAGFSVLVVDSDKPYGASRVASGVINPVTGRRVVETWKIDHLLPLAADTYDRISKFLGLPSITRMIDVLSVHNSEQMRQAYEKRIKEESNYILEVEGTGQYELFFKLPYGLHAIHPVLLVDLQTLLSAYRDYLIEQDLLLNIPFDWSRLQLSKKEDEPIFYNSDDGIQLKAKWLIAAEGTGVVHNPYFKELAFRYNKGEALIISAPQLPRSHIYKLRYSIVPWGEKDLFWVGSTYQWTFDNASPSASFKESVISFLDKELLVPYKVLDHMASIRPASVNRRPFAGFHSIYSRLGILNGLGAKGCSLAPYLAMAWKDHLLRGRPFDAEVILDNNR
- a CDS encoding Ppx/GppA phosphatase family protein, coding for MVLAAIDIGSNASRLLIADVKGKGKHLEFNKMNLVRVPLRLGLDVFKLSKIGPKREAMLINTMQAYRHLMDAYGVEQFRACATSAMRDAKNSRDIIEDVHQRSGISIEIISGEEEASLVFKNHIAESLSNQHAYLYIDVGGGSTELNFYVKGRQVFKKSVNLGTIRLLEGQWGDKDWAELKTLIQEKTQCDLPITAIGSGGNINKVFSLSKTKEGRPLSIRTLKNYYKHFETLSIAERMRQYKIREDRADVIVPALQIYIQIMRWTGAQEIYVPKIGVADGLIRELYSKISK
- the ppk1 gene encoding polyphosphate kinase 1, with the translated sequence MKTIQNIPRDISWLSFNERVLQEASDPTVPLPERIKFLAIHSSNLEEFFRVRVAALKRMVLLKGKKANFYFEEQPEAILERIQTIVLRQQNEFNTVWQGIVQEMAENKFFLKDASSLSTRQKSFVRNYFDQEVASSVIPLLVEDLPALPYLRDKSLFLGVVMHKKNDPSDHKLALIEIPSDIHGRFLQLPSRSTERHIILLEDVIRFNLPYIFSFFDYDQFEAYIFKITKDAEFDIDNDLSTTLVQQIKKGLKNRRKGKAVRFIYDKQMHTGLLQFLIKHLHLSQKDNILPGEKIHNFRDFMALPDLFPIKTTRNQPPFVHPDVAGKRRVTDVLLKKDILLSPPYHSYVTVIDLLREAAMDPDVESIQITAYRLASNSKIVNALINAVRNGKDVTVMIELRARFNEQANLEWKDRLEEEGVKTLIGITDKKVHAKVCLIKKRIQKKTVSYGFIATGNLNEKTARIYGDHYLLTANSAIMADIGRIFKYLEAPEHTSEAHLHKCKHLVIAPTGMREHFISRIDYEIAAAKAGKKSGIILKLNSLSDDILIRKLYEAAHAGVPVQMIIRSICCANTHFKKFKQDMFAISIVDEYLEHARVMIFHHGGKHTTYISSADWMVRNLQHRLEVAVKIQDPAIKKTLREILQIQLSDNVKARILDGLLENKYIHRGNKEKEIRSQTKIYTYLQDTLPPESKQLSKASRSKPAIKSVAKVKPIPKTGTKIASLKLVNGTNK